In the Streptomyces sp. NBC_00525 genome, one interval contains:
- a CDS encoding peptidase E, whose protein sequence is MARSAGCVRRIALLGGGFSTDEDGVLDDWVLGQVDAELPRVCFVPTASGDAVAYVDRFHRAFRERSCVPGVLPLFERESDDAALREFVLSQDVLYVGGGNTANLLAVWRAHGVDRLMREAYERGVLLCGISAGANCWAEASHTDSFGPLTHLPDGLGLLSGSVCPHYDSEPARRASYGAAVAGGVLPGGWAVQDGAGVLFADGRVADVVARTEGARVSRVEADGHGGVTVRPLSGRRIGADV, encoded by the coding sequence ATGGCGAGAAGCGCGGGGTGCGTGCGGAGGATCGCTCTGCTCGGGGGCGGCTTCTCCACGGACGAGGACGGGGTGCTGGACGACTGGGTGCTCGGGCAGGTGGACGCCGAACTGCCCCGGGTGTGCTTCGTGCCCACGGCCAGCGGGGACGCCGTCGCGTACGTCGACCGGTTCCACCGGGCGTTCCGGGAGCGGTCCTGCGTGCCCGGCGTACTGCCCCTTTTCGAGCGGGAGTCGGACGACGCGGCCCTGCGGGAGTTCGTGCTCTCCCAGGACGTCCTCTACGTCGGCGGAGGCAACACCGCCAACCTGCTTGCCGTCTGGCGTGCGCACGGCGTGGACCGGCTGATGCGGGAGGCGTACGAGCGCGGGGTGCTGTTGTGCGGCATCAGCGCGGGTGCCAACTGCTGGGCCGAGGCCTCGCACACGGACTCGTTCGGACCCCTGACGCATCTCCCGGACGGGCTGGGGCTGCTGTCCGGTTCCGTCTGCCCGCACTACGACAGCGAGCCGGCACGGCGCGCGTCCTACGGGGCCGCCGTGGCCGGTGGCGTGCTGCCGGGCGGGTGGGCCGTTCAGGACGGAGCCGGCGTGCTGTTCGCAGACGGACGCGTGGCCGATGTCGTGGCGCGTACGGAGGGTGCCCGGGTGAGCCGCGTGGAGGCGGACGGGCACGGGGGCGTCACCGTCCGGCCCCTGTCGGGCCGGCGCATCGGGGCGGACGTGTAG
- a CDS encoding contact-dependent growth inhibition system immunity protein — MDLLLHLGQTLDELDAPRWTEPPADATHLVRKVHALRRVPLGELRAADLRVLVSQQVALAYVVPLAVRMLVEEPLLDAYYYEGDLLLATVNVPATVWDLFPELAEELRAVVVELPEEAVAGLRRGAAEEVGRFLGVRQWNS; from the coding sequence ATGGACCTTCTGTTGCATCTGGGGCAGACGCTTGATGAGTTGGACGCGCCCCGCTGGACGGAGCCCCCGGCCGATGCCACGCACCTCGTGCGAAAGGTGCATGCGCTGCGGCGGGTGCCGCTGGGGGAGTTGCGGGCGGCGGATCTGCGGGTGCTCGTCTCGCAGCAGGTGGCGTTGGCGTACGTCGTTCCGCTGGCGGTGCGGATGCTGGTGGAGGAGCCGCTGCTCGACGCGTACTACTACGAGGGCGATCTGCTGCTCGCGACCGTGAACGTTCCGGCGACCGTGTGGGATCTGTTCCCGGAGTTGGCGGAGGAGTTGCGGGCCGTCGTCGTCGAGCTGCCGGAGGAAGCGGTCGCCGGCCTCCGCCGTGGGGCCGCGGAGGAGGTCGGTCGCTTTCTCGGCGTGCGTCAGTGGAACTCGTGA
- the glnA gene encoding type I glutamate--ammonia ligase, producing MDKQQEFVLRTLEERDIRFVRLWFTDVLGYLKSVAVAPAELEQAFDEGIGFDGSAIEGFARVYESDMIAKPDPGTFQILPWRAEAPGTARMFCDILMPDGSPSFADPRFVLKRILAKTSDLGFTFYTHPEIEFFLLKDKPVDGTRPTPADSSGYFDHTPQNVGMDFRRQAITMLESMGISVEFSHHEGAPGQQEIDLRYADALSTADNIMTFRLVMKQVALEQGVQATFMPKPFSEYPGSGMHTHLSLFEGDRNAFYESGAEYQLSKVGRSFIAGLLRHAAEISAVTNQWVNSYKRIWGGSSRAAGAGGEAPSYICWGHNNRSALIRVPMYKPGKTGSARVEVRSIDSGANPYLCYAVLLAAGLKGIEEGYELPAGADDDVWALSDAERRAMGIEPLPQNLGEAISLMEKSELVAETLGEHVFDFFLRNKKREWEEYRSEVTAFELKALLPVL from the coding sequence ATGGACAAGCAGCAGGAATTCGTCCTCAGAACCCTTGAGGAGCGCGACATCCGGTTCGTACGGCTGTGGTTCACCGATGTGCTCGGTTACCTCAAGTCCGTGGCCGTGGCCCCCGCCGAGCTTGAGCAGGCGTTCGACGAGGGCATCGGGTTCGACGGCTCCGCGATCGAGGGCTTCGCCCGGGTGTACGAGTCGGACATGATCGCCAAGCCCGATCCGGGGACGTTCCAGATCCTGCCCTGGCGCGCGGAGGCTCCGGGTACGGCCCGGATGTTCTGCGACATCCTGATGCCGGACGGCTCGCCGTCCTTCGCCGACCCGCGCTTCGTGCTCAAGCGCATCCTGGCGAAGACCTCGGACCTGGGCTTCACCTTCTACACCCACCCCGAGATCGAGTTCTTCCTGCTGAAGGACAAGCCGGTCGACGGCACCCGGCCCACCCCCGCCGACAGCTCCGGCTACTTCGACCACACCCCGCAGAACGTCGGCATGGACTTCCGCCGCCAGGCGATCACCATGCTCGAATCCATGGGCATCTCCGTCGAGTTCAGCCACCACGAGGGCGCGCCCGGCCAGCAGGAGATCGACCTGCGGTACGCGGACGCGCTCTCGACGGCCGACAACATCATGACCTTCCGCCTGGTCATGAAGCAGGTCGCGCTGGAACAGGGCGTGCAGGCGACGTTCATGCCGAAGCCGTTCTCGGAGTACCCGGGCTCCGGCATGCACACCCACCTCTCCCTCTTCGAGGGCGACCGCAACGCCTTCTACGAGTCCGGCGCGGAGTACCAGCTGTCCAAGGTGGGCCGCTCCTTCATCGCGGGCCTCCTGCGGCACGCGGCGGAGATCTCCGCCGTGACCAACCAGTGGGTCAACTCCTACAAGCGCATCTGGGGCGGCTCGTCCCGCGCGGCCGGCGCCGGCGGCGAGGCCCCCTCGTACATCTGCTGGGGCCACAACAACCGCTCCGCGCTGATCCGCGTCCCGATGTACAAGCCCGGCAAGACCGGCTCCGCCCGCGTCGAGGTCCGCTCCATCGACTCCGGTGCCAACCCCTACCTGTGCTACGCGGTCCTGCTCGCCGCCGGCCTCAAGGGCATCGAGGAGGGCTACGAACTCCCGGCCGGCGCCGACGACGACGTCTGGGCCCTCTCCGACGCGGAACGCCGCGCGATGGGCATCGAACCGCTCCCGCAGAACCTGGGCGAGGCGATCTCCCTGATGGAGAAGAGCGAACTGGTCGCGGAAACCCTGGGCGAACACGTCTTCGACTTCTTTCTCCGCAACAAGAAGCGAGAATGGGAGGAGTACCGCAGCGAGGTCACCGCCTTCGAACTGAAGGCGCTGCTGCCGGTGCTGTAG
- a CDS encoding DUF3105 domain-containing protein, with amino-acid sequence MSYDHDRRTRIEQMRNADRARDRRVRVVAVSVGAVLVAGLVAFGSYALIDRADDKSGVESSMGGDGKGGSASVAPQDGTAAAGPIEGERSWDAKKLTRNHVTDTVTYPMKPPVGGDHSPVWMNCDGEVYKKAIPDMNAVHALEHGSVWVTYNDKASDADVAKLADRVSTTPYSLMSPYPDQAGAIMLTAWGKQVTVDGADDPRVAQFFTHYVQGPQTPEPGAACTGGLDGS; translated from the coding sequence ATGAGCTACGACCACGACCGCAGGACCCGCATAGAGCAGATGCGCAACGCCGACCGGGCGCGGGACCGCCGCGTCCGGGTCGTCGCCGTGAGCGTGGGCGCCGTCCTGGTCGCCGGGCTCGTCGCCTTCGGCTCGTACGCGCTCATCGACAGGGCCGACGACAAGTCCGGCGTCGAGAGCTCGATGGGCGGCGACGGCAAGGGCGGGTCCGCCTCCGTCGCCCCGCAGGACGGGACCGCAGCCGCCGGGCCGATCGAGGGCGAGAGGTCCTGGGACGCGAAGAAGCTGACCCGCAACCACGTCACCGACACCGTCACGTACCCCATGAAGCCCCCGGTCGGCGGCGACCACAGCCCGGTCTGGATGAACTGCGACGGCGAGGTCTACAAGAAGGCCATCCCCGACATGAACGCCGTGCACGCCCTGGAGCACGGCTCGGTCTGGGTGACGTACAACGACAAGGCGTCCGACGCCGATGTCGCGAAGCTGGCGGACCGGGTGTCGACGACGCCGTACTCGCTGATGAGCCCCTACCCGGACCAGGCGGGCGCGATCATGCTGACCGCCTGGGGCAAGCAGGTCACCGTGGACGGCGCGGACGACCCGAGGGTCGCGCAGTTCTTCACCCACTACGTGCAGGGGCCGCAGACGCCCGAGCCGGGCGCCGCCTGCACGGGCGGCCTCGACGGCTCGTAA
- a CDS encoding CBS domain-containing protein, with protein MTTAKDIMHTGATWIPAHETLDRAAQMMREHHVGALPISASGEQDRMIGILTDRDIVVGCVAEGRDPSKVTAGELAQGTPRWIDADADVEAVLREMQNHQIRRLPVVENKKLVGMISEADLARHLSDDQIADWAEKVYSRTGQH; from the coding sequence ATGACCACCGCCAAGGACATCATGCACACCGGCGCCACCTGGATTCCGGCGCACGAGACCCTCGACCGCGCCGCGCAGATGATGCGCGAGCACCACGTCGGCGCACTGCCCATCTCGGCCAGCGGTGAGCAGGACCGGATGATCGGCATCCTCACGGACCGCGACATCGTCGTCGGCTGCGTGGCGGAGGGCCGCGACCCGTCCAAGGTCACCGCGGGCGAACTCGCCCAGGGCACGCCCCGCTGGATCGACGCGGACGCGGACGTGGAGGCGGTGCTGAGGGAGATGCAGAACCACCAGATCCGCCGGCTCCCGGTCGTCGAGAACAAGAAGCTGGTCGGCATGATCAGCGAGGCCGACCTGGCCCGGCACCTGTCCGACGACCAGATCGCCGACTGGGCGGAGAAGGTGTACTCGCGCACCGGGCAGCACTGA
- a CDS encoding NAD+ synthase, with amino-acid sequence MPQLRLALNQIDSTVGDLAGNTEAIVHWTRHSAEQGAHFVAFPEMVLTGYPVEDLALRSSFVEASRQALRALAARLDAEGLGEVPVLVGYLDRSEFAAERYGQPAGSPRNAAAVLHRGGIALNFAKHHLPNYGVFDEFRYFVPGDSMPVVRVHGIDVALAICEDLWQDGGRVPGARAAGAGLLLSVNASPYERDKDDTRLELVRKRAREAGCTTAYLAMIGGQDELVFDGDSIVVDREGEVIARAPQFAEGSVILDLELPAAAAEPPSGVVTDGLRIDHVVLSEEPLPPYEAELAGGYADRLDDDEELYTALVVGLRAYAAKNGFNSVLIGLSGGIDSALVAAIACDALGAPQVYGVSMPSKYSSDHSKGDAAELARRTGLNFRTVPIEPMFDAYMGSLGLTGLAEENLQSRLRGTMLMAISNQEGQIVLAPGNKSELAVGYSTLYGDSVGAYGPIKDVYKTSVFRLAKWRNRAAEERGQTPPIPEASITKPPSAELRPGQVDTDSLPDYDVLDRILELYVDRDQGLEAIVAAGFDRALVAKTLRMVDAAEYKRRQYPPGTKISPKGFGKDRRLPITNRWRENG; translated from the coding sequence GTGCCTCAACTACGCCTCGCACTGAATCAGATCGACTCGACCGTCGGCGACCTCGCCGGCAACACCGAGGCGATCGTCCACTGGACCCGGCACTCCGCCGAACAGGGCGCCCACTTCGTGGCGTTCCCCGAGATGGTGCTGACCGGCTACCCCGTCGAGGACCTGGCCCTGCGGTCGTCCTTCGTCGAGGCCTCGCGGCAGGCGCTGCGCGCGCTCGCCGCCCGGCTCGACGCGGAGGGCCTCGGGGAGGTTCCCGTCCTCGTCGGCTACCTCGACCGCTCGGAGTTCGCGGCGGAGCGCTACGGCCAGCCCGCCGGTTCGCCGCGCAACGCCGCCGCGGTGCTGCACCGCGGCGGGATCGCGCTGAACTTCGCCAAGCACCATCTGCCGAACTACGGCGTCTTCGACGAGTTCCGGTACTTCGTGCCGGGCGACTCGATGCCCGTGGTGCGGGTGCACGGCATCGATGTGGCGCTCGCGATCTGCGAGGACCTCTGGCAGGACGGCGGCCGCGTGCCGGGCGCGCGCGCCGCCGGGGCCGGGCTGCTGCTGTCGGTCAACGCCTCGCCGTACGAGCGGGACAAGGACGACACCCGGCTCGAACTGGTCCGCAAGCGGGCCCGCGAGGCCGGCTGCACGACCGCCTACCTGGCGATGATCGGCGGCCAGGACGAGCTGGTGTTCGACGGCGACTCGATCGTCGTGGACCGGGAGGGCGAGGTCATCGCGCGCGCCCCGCAGTTCGCCGAGGGCAGCGTGATCCTCGACCTGGAGCTGCCGGCCGCCGCGGCCGAGCCGCCGTCCGGCGTGGTCACGGACGGGCTGCGCATCGACCATGTGGTCCTCTCGGAGGAGCCGCTGCCGCCGTACGAGGCGGAGCTGGCCGGCGGGTACGCGGACCGGCTGGACGACGACGAGGAGCTGTACACGGCCCTCGTGGTGGGCCTGCGGGCCTACGCCGCGAAGAACGGCTTCAACAGCGTGCTCATCGGGCTCTCCGGGGGCATCGACTCGGCGCTGGTCGCCGCGATCGCCTGCGACGCGCTGGGCGCCCCGCAGGTGTACGGGGTGTCGATGCCGTCCAAGTACTCCTCGGACCACTCCAAGGGCGACGCGGCCGAGCTGGCCCGGCGGACCGGGCTCAACTTCCGTACCGTCCCGATCGAGCCGATGTTCGACGCGTACATGGGCTCGCTGGGGCTGACCGGGCTCGCGGAGGAGAACCTCCAGTCGCGGCTGCGCGGCACGATGCTGATGGCGATCTCCAACCAGGAGGGCCAGATCGTGCTGGCTCCGGGCAACAAGTCGGAGCTGGCCGTGGGCTACTCGACGCTGTACGGGGACTCGGTCGGCGCGTACGGGCCGATCAAGGACGTGTACAAGACGTCCGTGTTCCGGCTGGCGAAGTGGCGCAACCGGGCCGCCGAGGAGCGCGGGCAGACGCCGCCGATCCCGGAGGCGTCCATCACCAAGCCGCCGAGCGCCGAGCTGCGGCCGGGCCAGGTGGACACGGACTCGCTGCCGGACTACGACGTGCTCGACCGCATCCTGGAGCTGTACGTGGACCGGGACCAGGGCCTCGAAGCCATCGTCGCGGCCGGGTTCGACCGGGCGCTGGTGGCGAAGACGCTGCGGATGGTGGACGCGGCGGAGTACAAGCGGCGGCAGTACCCGCCGGGGACGAAGATCTCGCCGAAGGGGTTCGGGAAGGACCGGCGGCTGCCGATCACCAACCGCTGGCGCGAGAACGGCTGA